The Erigeron canadensis isolate Cc75 chromosome 1, C_canadensis_v1, whole genome shotgun sequence genome segment GAATGTCACTCAACTTTTAACTTGATATTCAGACCAAACCTTTGATAATTCAACTAAAATTTACTTGTGTAATtgtaaaataacattttatgcGATAAATACTTCCTAagtatttcacttaatgacCCTAGTCGTGTTCGCTCCTGTGACGTTTTTCACTTATAGGGATGTGCCACAACTTGAAAACCAAACAAAAGCCGAAACCAAAACCTGGAAAATGGAACTTCTTACAAGACCCAGGGTCCGGTCCTTGATCCAATGAACTTTGGTACAAATCGTTTTATTGGTATCACGGTATGTGCATGTTTTGATCAATGGTCTTTATATACGCGATCTTTTTATTTCGTACTATATACCTTTTATTTATTAGAAGATACAGAAGGAAGTGCTAGCATAGTAATTTAAGCAGTACATACATTGTAGTGTCCAAAGATTACATTGTAGTCTTGCTTTGTGTTGAACAGGTCAGCTGTAGGATCGACGAGTTATCAATTCCAAAATTCTATTGCCCTCAATATCCACATTATTGTGTAGTATCAAAcctattaataacaaaaattgactaaagaataaacattaagCCTAAATGTAAGCAGCTATACATGTGAAGTTAGTCATTTTGAACTATGTAATGCTGGGAATCAAAATGCGTAGTTCATAGCATTATCATTTCCACATTAGcgatatgatcatgatatcgAACTCCTCAAGGAGAGGAAAACTTGGATAAGTAATAGATCAGAGCAAATATGGAAGCACAACTAAACAACCATTTTCACAAGGGCCCTAGGGACGGAGACATGTGAAATGTAGGGTTGGCCATGACCTACCCCAAAAAAGTCAAGGGTAGCATAATTTACCCTCATTTGCACCAATCTACAATGAGTACAATCTACAAAcagttttttatatttcaatCACGAATTAACAAACAATTATATGTTGAACACAAAAAATTAGTATCGAATGCCCGATTCCATGGTCAATCTGTTACTGTAGGGCAACGGCTGATTCAGAAACAAAAGGTTCCATAATTTCTAGAAGCTCATTACAAAGACCTGTAAAAACGACTGAATCAGTTTCTTTAGGTCTGAACTTGATTAGAGCCGCGGGAACCAAGTCCTCATCTTCGAGAGTTATCGCCTTTTCTCCAAAGTTTGGGATCACACGGCGTTTAATCAAAACGGGATGTAATAGCTCAAATTCCAAGCTGGGATCTTTTAATGATGACCTCACAAActatattcaaaaacataaatttagtAAATATCTCTCACTTTTTAGTGGGTCATATCTGCTATAGCATTAAGAAGAGTTCAATGAAATATAATCATGAAAGCAGATAAAGCATAGACTCTATCTAATAAAGATTAACCTTGTAAAATCAGAACCAAATCCAAAATGCAATAACTTGGattcaaattttgtttgttCAATCACACTTTTGATTTTGTGGGACTGAACATGATGTTCATGTCTGATATCATAAACTGACCCACATATGGAACTAATCAGGAAATCATCCATGTTAATAAAGTCgagattttttaattaaaaactaacCTCATAGAGTGCAGTTGTTGGCTCCCTAGGATTAAAAAATGCCTGGAGCAAGACACCATCAGGAAACTGTATTCTGATGACGGTTTTTTCATGTCTTTTTCTTGCAGCCTTTGCTTGTTTTTCTTTGAATGACTTCGGCACCAATAGTTGAGATTCTGCTAGCTTTTTTCTCCTCATTTCGGCTTCCCTTTTCACTTCTTCAATGGAGAGATTATAGAAAGATTCTGGAAGTTCTATTTTGGCAGCTACATTTTCCGACACAGAAAAAAACACCCGAATCTGTTATCcaagataattaaaaaattaaaaatccacAAGGACAAAGAAGATAAAATACACAGGCTTATTGCTATAGAatcaaacatatacaaaatcataatggCACCAACAGGGGTTAGGCCTACCAACCAAGAGGTGGTAAATTCAAGTCTTATTTTAGACATTGGTGTATTAGTAGGCGTATAATGGGTGTGATATTTGGCTTTCCggaaaaaaagaagttaattgtAGGAATCATTACAAAAAAGGATAACATTGATTTGggaataaaaagattttttatttcGTTACTAGTGAGAGGAAATTTAGATGTTCAACAATAGTTTGGTCCATTTACTAAACATGATGTTCTTAAGAAACATCACAATTTTAAGGAGATGGAAGGAGTTATCGTCAGAATTTGTATCTCTTTGTACTTGTGATTTCACATCTAGCAATTTGCTAgttatgtgtttttaatataatttcagtctgctgttccaaaaaaaaaaaccagggtagataaatatatttaagcATGCACATATATTGATATACTACTAGAAACCTAGAAAACTTGAGACTGGTTTGACTCACTATCGAAATCATGTACTCGTAATTAAGTTAGCCAGCTTTAAAGATTTCAATTCTAGACCAATTTAATTAAAAGCTTAACCATCCAAAAACCAGTTAGAAATGTACAGCATGCAAAATATTTATGATGAATCAATAACAGTAAGACTTCAGTCACATATTTGTTTCTATTTGCGTAAACTGCTCCTCCTTATTCTAAAAATTTGCTCCTTCTTATTCTCAATATTTTTTGAATTACCAGTCCAGGCTTTAGCTGTTAGGCTGTTATGTACAAACCAACCGAGCTTGTAACaatatgatatattatatatggggaagggaatatgagggaTTAGGCTGTTATCACATAcgtttttttaaaccataaaaatcatgggggccaaacatttattcaaaatattaaaatattggtatgtgaggggtttttcacccaagttaggtgcataacaaccccatactcacttttctctatATAGCTTCATTTCAAGTTCTTGTGTGTTCCCAAAAGTCAAAACAAGGTTGTCCTTCCCTCTTCCTTACCTCTAATCTTCACTGAAAAtactaaataaaaaatcaaaaactcaACCATGAACCCTATCTAGCCACTGTCAACACTCACAAATTTAGATGTTCAGGCCTCAGGGTACAAAAAGCTGTCATGTTGTCTAGGGATAAACATACAAGGTTCCATGCACCAAACCCCCAACTGTAGAAACCGATTGatattaaaatcaaaacaatAATATGAAAACAACCTCAACAGCATGCGCAAATTGACTTTTAGTATGACATTAATTCCCCTTAGGTGTTTCCTTAAAGCTAtattctttccttttctttctttaatgaTTAAACTTTCATGTCTAAATCTACTATCTATCTCTAAAAGGATCCCACCACAATGTGACATCTTTAAAATACAAAAGTACCATGATGCAATATAGTACACTCACAGTTGTCAGAATTATGATTTGAAACCCTGTATTTTAGACTAGTAACTTGATGCATAAGAGTCATGatattaaaaagtatatatagaaataCATTTGTATTGTGGTAATAATATTGTATAGCAGGTAGTGTAAGAATAGAAATACATAGAAAGATTTGAATGTAAAAACGTCTGATgacaacaaaaataataattatataatataaaaatgaggTGAAGATGTATATGTAAAAGCACATATTTTCTCATCTTCAAGTAGAAAGCATTAAAGTCCTTTTACCTACTTCTTACTCCCTTTTACTTCAAAAAGAAAACCTGCAACTTCCTTTCGAAGACCAtgattctttctttttaataaaagtacCCTTGAAATAGATGTTTGATGGCTTCCAGTCACACTTACCAGAATATTACGGTGTTTAATAGAATTTTTCTTTGCCTCGTTGGAGTTACAAGCTGAAACGACCCTGAATGAGTTGGTGACAAAATCGTGAGTCGGTTTATGAGTTGGGAATTTACGAGTTGCCTACAGAGTCGCCTCATTTTAGATGTTAGTTAACTCGACTCGTCTTCATCGACTTTTTACTCAGACTAGTCTAACAACTATGTGTACATTAAACCAGAAGCGGCTTATGTTTTCAATAATAGGCtttcataatttataaatgaCCTAAAATATGCCACGATACTAAGAACTATAAAGAAGTTTATGGTCATATGCGACGACATCTCTTTATTCTATAATACGAGCACATAAAAGCATGGCCTTCTTTTTAGGCAGTTGTCATTATTCATCTATTAACGGAATTTCAGATTGTATAAAAGAGACTAAGGCTCTGTAATTCCATTCCAATTTTGTCCGTTTTCTTGATATTATAGGATCCATCTTTGGTCCTTCATTTCAATTAAAGATCCAAGTCAGTTCTTCATCTCCTATTACCATATATACAAgggaaacaaaataaatatggCTAGTTGGCAATCTGGCATTAAGCAATAAAATctaggggtttgctaaatacagcccttagggctgtgtttaaggtgcataaattatttgtacatttaccatgaaaatcagggggtgggcttttaatatggaaagtacaagttgtttaatgcacgttaaatacaaccctagCATTTCCCTAAAATCTAAATATCGATGTGTAACTAATACTGCATACATTTGCCATTCTTGATATGTTATTATGATCACTTTTTACATCAACCTTACATCCTTTCACCATTCAGAGTGCATTAACTATCAAATATCCCAGCAACCATCTTACATACATCTTCAATACTTACTATTGACCTCCAATAAATGCTTAAATATAATGACTTCATTTCTTGTAAAATCTACCAATTGACTTCAAATACAAGGAAATAGATATAACCTAAGCGGCTAAGCCTAATTTCACAATCAATATGAAGACCAGATAACACACCACCCCTAGTCTCAATTATGTTTTCCTCAAACATGTGCAACTAGCCCTAGAATTTAAAAGATCAAGCAGTCATACAAGAGCATTCATAATAATGTAACATTTCATGTCATACAAGcgtaaatacataataataacaataattagaTATATACCTGTCTCTCAACTTTCTTCACCTCCACCGGCTCCGTCACCTTAGCCTGAGTGGTTGCAGGCTTCACATCCTCAATTTTTGTCGGCTCCAACAAGTAAACCGCCTGTTTAATCATCTTAATCTTTTCGCCGCTGGCAGCTTCCATTACCGCCCACATCTCCTCACCTTCCTCTTTCAACTCAAACCCAACACATTCCAACAAATCCAAACCTCCTGCAACATCAGTAATCGCCTCTTTAATCTTCGGATTCCCCAACCGAATTTTCCTAAATTTAACATTCTCAGGCTCCTTAACAATATTCTTTAACAACTTAAGCATAATTTCAACCGAACCATCTGACGGTTTCGCAGAAACATATGTCCCAACAAAACTTTCCAACTCACTTTCTTTTTCCTCCAATATTCCAACATTTTCATCACTTTCCGACTCCTTACTCGACAAACAACTCTCCACGTGATCCGAAACCTCTTCTTCCGACCCAAACACTCGACTACAAACCGGACACTCAAACACTTTCAAATCGTAcccatttttgtttcttttaccAGTTGTGATCAAGgcatcaaatgggtcaaaccCGTTTGTTGACTTAACACTTTTTTCAGCCAAAAGATCAGAACTTGACGAGGTAGAGCCTTTCGGGTCAGGTATCCGGGTTCCGGATCGATTAGAATCAGGCTCATCTGTTGGTTTTTGAGTTGCAAGATTGGAACTTGATGAAATGGGTTTGTTGGGTTGGATGGGTTGAGTAGGTTTCGGTTGGGGCAGATGGGTTCCGGGTCGGGTCGGGTTAGAATTAGCTTGATTTGAAGATGATCCCAAAACCCTACCTTGGCCTTTAAATTTACTACTAGATGAAGAATTATTCAACTTTTTCATGAATCCTTTCATTTTCTCTTTCATATCACTCATTGTTATCAGATTACCCTGATGCAAAAACAGCTGATTCTATAAAATCGATTAACAATTTCAAGAAATTTGGTTGTTTagataaattttgttttataatattttaaacgtagttatttttatataaaataaaaaaaaaaaccaaagaaaagaggatgaagatggtgaagccgatgatgatgaagaagaactTACAGCTGGTGGTGGAGTGGTTTCGAATGGCGCGTTTGGATGTGTTGACGTGCGTTAGGGGTTACTATTACATACGGATTACATTGAAAGAATATTGGAATTGGAGTATTTCTATCCtatgttatattataaagcatatttttcttatatttaatattgattttaagtaattttttaaaatatctctcatatttattttatatttatttaaaataattataatattttttctctctcttcaaatctcaacaatcatcttttttctttcttctccataaaccatttattcctccaatttattcaaaatattttatctcaaaaaccgtacatcgataaattataaaaattgtatgagtgttcttaaaatttcatgctatttcattagagatgtcattcgatatacttccgataaatttttaaatccgaaggcggagcccgtatggctaaggcatttgactatcatactctatgacatatcaactcctataacctatcatactctatgacctaagtatcaccctaccatctcaccaccgcaacgTGCGAGGACttgttctcatatatatatatgtactaatatatatgtatgacatATTTTTAGAAGGGATGTTAATGTAATTTTacaattaagttttatatactAAATACAACCcagttggatcagtggttggagttCATGCctttggaaacagaggtcatgggttcgatcctcatgctcAGCAAGGctgctggaggtccttttctacctatgatagaacctggaagcagcctctctacctttggtaggggtaaggttgtctacatatcaacctccccatattaggacccaaaacccgtaaaaAACGGCATTAGgagttattttactttttttttatactaataCTATCTTTAtccctatttttttttacaaaagcaCAAAATTACTCATAATAAACACGTATTTCATATTACTCAATTTGTTAAAATGAACTAATTTGTAGCATAAACTTTTatcataataatttatattttaagtcttcatcttttaaaatattttcattattacCTTTAATTATCCTACACCACTTAACACTGCTACAACTAATAGTCTCTGTCATCACCATTCGTCACCAACATCATTAGACCTTTGTTGTCGCTACCGTCATTGTATTACGTAGTTATTATCCTAGTACGTCTATTTATTGAAGGACTACTGTATGCAACCGCCTGATtcctatatatatcttataagaACTCGTTGTTAATATcgttttaaaatataattgtaGGAGTTGAAAGTTTGATAAAGTATGTATGGAGATAGTAAATAAACATTTAAGACGTGGAAGGTAATTAATATTTAAGATGTGGGTTCGTGTCTCACTTCTTATATTAGTGAGGTTGataaaatatgatttttcaAAGTTACATGTTTTTTCCAAGACATGCTGCAATTTAAAAGTAGAGTAAAATAAATTgccattataaaaaaaaagtatacgtCGATACAAATTTCAACTAAGATTACCACCATAAAGTTATGAGGTTGTAAAAACTCAAGAGTGAAGTTAAGATAGTAATCTTTTTTCAAAGTTGTCTTTGTTATATTAACGGCAAAATATTTGAACACAAACTCACAAAGATTTAAAGATTATAAAGGTTTATGCATGTAAACACCACCACCTCTCCGCATTGGGTATTGGTGA includes the following:
- the LOC122603579 gene encoding plant UBX domain-containing protein 2; this translates as MSDMKEKMKGFMKKLNNSSSSSKFKGQGRVLGSSSNQANSNPTRPGTHLPQPKPTQPIQPNKPISSSSNLATQKPTDEPDSNRSGTRIPDPKGSTSSSSDLLAEKSVKSTNGFDPFDALITTGKRNKNGYDLKVFECPVCSRVFGSEEEVSDHVESCLSSKESESDENVGILEEKESELESFVGTYVSAKPSDGSVEIMLKLLKNIVKEPENVKFRKIRLGNPKIKEAITDVAGGLDLLECVGFELKEEGEEMWAVMEAASGEKIKMIKQAVYLLEPTKIEDVKPATTQAKVTEPVEVKKVERQIRVFFSVSENVAAKIELPESFYNLSIEEVKREAEMRRKKLAESQLLVPKSFKEKQAKAARKRHEKTVIRIQFPDGVLLQAFFNPREPTTALYEFVRSSLKDPSLEFELLHPVLIKRRVIPNFGEKAITLEDEDLVPAALIKFRPKETDSVVFTGLCNELLEIMEPFVSESAVALQ